Proteins encoded together in one Triticum dicoccoides isolate Atlit2015 ecotype Zavitan chromosome 7B, WEW_v2.0, whole genome shotgun sequence window:
- the LOC119341264 gene encoding chalcone synthase 2-like produces MAPAALTALDARAPRAEGLATVLAIGTAAPDNCVYQADYPDYYFRVTNSDHLPDLKQKFKQICEGSMIRKRHMHMTEKLLEQNPSMCEFNAPSLDVRQGILLTEVPKLGMAAVQKAIKEWGQPLSKITHLVFCTRQSVGLPGADYHLIKMLGLNPSVRRVMLYLQGCFAGATAIRVAKDIAENNHGARVLIVCSEITAATFRGPSATGSHLDNLVSQALFGDGAAAMVVGADPKEPMEKPIFQLVSTSQTILPESDGLIEVNLLEVGLTIHIDKDVPRIISKNIEHALTNAFAPLGIDDWNSIFWVAHPGGPAILDMIEAKVNLNKKRMSASRHVLSEYGNIAGATVLFILDEMRKRSAEENHGTTGEGMDWGVLFGFGPGITLETVVIRSMPINTTT; encoded by the exons ATGGCTCCGGCGGCATTGACGGCGTTGGATGCGAGGGCGCCACGGGCGGAGGGCCTGGCGACGGTGCTGGCCATCGGCACGGCGGCACCGGACAACTGCGTGTACCAGGCCGACTACCCGGACTACTACTTCCGGGTCACCAACAGCGACCACCTCCCCGACCTCAAGCAAAAGTTCAAGCAGATAT GTGAGGGGTCCATGATCCGGAAGAGGCACATGCACATGACCGAGAAGCTGCTTGAGCAAAACCCCAGCATGTGCGAGTTCAACGCCCCGTCACTGGACGTGCGCCAGGGCATCCTCCTCACCGAGGTCCCCAAGCTCGGGATGGCCGCGGTGCAGAAGGCAATCAAGGAGTGGGGCCAACCGTTGTCGAAGATCACACACCTTGTGTTCTGCACCCGGCAATCCGTGGGCTTGCCGGGTGCCGACTACCATCTCATAAAGATGCTTGGCCTCAACCCGTCGGTGAGGCGCGTCATGTTGTACCTACAGGGCTGCTTCGCCGGCGCTACAGCGATCCGTGTGGCAAAGGACATTGCCGAGAACAACCATGGAGCACGCGTCCTCATCGTCTGCTCGGAGATCACAGCCGCCACCTTCCGTGGCCCCTCAGCCACGGGGTCCCACCTTGATAATCTCGTCTCCCAGGCGCTCTTCGGTGACGGCGCCGCCGCGATGGTTGTTGGTGCTGACCCCAAGGAGCCCATGGAGAAGCCAATTTTCCAGTTGGTCTCAACAAGCCAAACCATCCTGCCCGAGTCGGATGGTCTCATCGAAGTAAACCTCTTGGAGGTTGGGCTCACCATCCACATCGACAAGGACGTGCCTAGGATCATCTCAAAAAATATTGAGCATGCGTTGACGAACGCCTTTGCGCCACTAGGCATCGATGACTGGAACTCCATCTTCTGGGTGGCGCACCCCGGTGGGCCGGCAATTCTTGACATGATCGAGGCCAAGGTCAACCTAAACAAAAAGCGGATGAGTGCCAGCAGGCACGTCCTGTCCGAATACGGCAACATTGCCGGCGCCACTGTCCTCTTCATTCTCGATGAGATGCGTAAGCGCTCTGCCGAGGAGAATCATGGCACTACTGGCGAGGGCATGGACTGGGGCGTCCTCTTTGGATTTGGCCCTGGCATCACCCTCGAGACTGTCGTCATCCGGAGCATGCCTATCAACACAACCACATGA